The Candidatus Eisenbacteria bacterium genomic sequence ATGCCCCCTAGCATCGTGCCGATGGCCTCGCTCCGCGATCCAGTCCGCTACCTGACCGGTGTCGGCCCCGAAATGGCCCGGCGCCTGGCCAAGCTCGAAATCCGCACGATTCGAGATCTCCTCTTCCATGTGCCCAGAGGCTACCTCGACCGCCGCACGGTCACGCCGATCGCCTTCCTTCGTCCGAACCAGGAAGCCTCCATTTTGGGCACTCTCGCCAGCATCCGCCTCGAGCGGCGCATGCGGGGGAGACGCGACGTGACCGGTGCCGTTCAGGACGGGACCGGCGCCTTGCGCGTCGTGTGGTTCAACCAGCCCTTTGTGGAGCGCCTGCTCCGGGCGGGGGAGCGCTACTTCTTTTCCGGGCCGGTGCAGCCGTTCCGCGGCCTCGAGATGCATAATCCTGAGTTCGAGCCGGACGAAGAGGGGGCCGAGCATCGGAATCTCGCGCGGGTCGCGCCGGTCTACGGGCTCACGCAGGGAATCACCCAGCGCTGGCTGCGCGCCCGCGTGGCGGATGCGCTCCGCTCCCTGCCCCCGACCCCGGATCAGGTTCCTCTCGAGTGGCGCCGGGAGCAATCGCTCCCCGAGCTCGCGGAGGCGTTCGCGCAGGTTCATTTCCCCGAGCGACCGGAGGACGCGGAGCCTGCCAGGCGCCGGCTCGCCCTGGAGGAGCTTCTCGCGCTGCAAGTTTCGCTGCAGTACGCGAGAATGCGGCACCGCGGGCGGCGCGCCGCCCGTTCGCTCGACCGCGGCGCCCCGCTCGCCGAACGTTTCCTCGCATCCCTCCCGTTCACGCTGACCCGCTCGCAGGCGGAAGCGCTCGCCGCGATCGAGCGCGATTTGGATCGCGAAGTTCCCATGAGGCGGCTCCTGCTGGGGGATGTGGGCTCGGGGAAAACCGTTCTCGCGCTCGCCGCGGCGGTTCGCGCCGCCGGCGCCGGAATGCAGACCGCGATCCTGGCCCCGACCACGCTCCTCGCGGAGCAGCACGCCGAGACGGCCACGAGGCTTCTGGGCCCGTCCGGCACACGATTTGCGCTCCTGACCGCCGCCACGCCGATGAAGGAAAGGGACCGGATCCTAGAGCAGGTCTCCTCGGGGGATGTCTCGCTCGTGATCGGAACGCACGCGCTCCTGGAACGCGATCTCGGCTTCGGCTCGCTCGGGCTTGTCGTGGTCGACGAGCAGCACCGCTTCGGCGTCCGCCAGCGCGTTTCGCTCGCGGCGAAGAGCAGGGGAATCCAGGACGCGCATCTACTCGTGCTCACCGCCACCCCGATTCCCCGCAGCCTCGCGATGACGCTCTACGGCGATCTCGACCTCTCCCTCCTCGTGGAAAGGCCGCCGGGGCGCTCCCCCGTCCGGACCTCCTTCCTCCGCGCGGACGGGATCGAAACGCTCGCGCGCATCCTCGGCGAAGAAGCGAAGCAGGGGGGCAGTGCCTTCGTCGTTTACCCGGTCGTCGAGGAGAGCGAGACGCTCGATCTCAAATCGGCCGCCGCGATGGCCCAGAAGCTCGCCCGCGTGGGATCGCTCGCGGAGGCGGGGGTGGTGCTCGTGCACGGCCGCCTGAAGCCCGCCGAGCGACGCCTCGCGATCGAGCGCTTCCGTTCGGGAGAAGCGCGAATTCTCGTCGCGACGACCGTCGTGGAAGTGGGGCTCGATATTCCCGATGCCACGCTCATCGTGATCGAGCACCCGGAACGGTTCGGCCTGGCGCAGCTCCATCAGCTCCGGGGCCGCGTCGGCCGCGCCGACCGGCCCGGTCGCTGCGTCCTCTTGGTCGGGAGAGGGATCGGGGACGTGGCGCGAAAGCGCCTGGAAACCTTCCGGCGCGTGGGGAACGGCCAGGAGCTGGCGGAAGAGGACCTGAAGCTGCGCGGCCCCGGCGAGCTGCTCGGGACCTCGCAGCATGGATTCCCCGAATTCCGCGCGGTGAATCCAACCTTGGACCTCGATCTCATCGAGGCAGCGCGGGGGCTCGCGAAGGACCTGCTCTCGAGGGAGGGGGGCCCAGGCGGGGACGCCCGGCTCAAGACATGGATCGAGGCCCACTTCGCGGGAGCGGACCGCTTCCTGGAGAGCGGGTAGAGAATTCCCCGAAAGATGGCGCGTACGAAGCCGATAGAGTCATCGACCGCCTGTCCTGTTTCGGCTTCCGAAGGAGCGCATGGATGCATGTCGAATGCGGCGCCTGCGGCGCTCGCTATGTCATCGCGGATGAAAAAATCCCCGCCCAAGGGGTACGGGTTCGGTGCCGTAAGTGCCAGGCGGTCTTCTCGGTTGCGAAGCCGGAGCCTGTGGCGCCGGCGGAGCTTCCGCTGATCCCCCCGAGCCCCCTGGAAGCTCCCCGCGAAGGGGGAGCCCCTGCCGCGGCCCCCGAGCGGGGCACCGATATCGAGCGGTTTGCCCCCTCCTTCGCCGAGCATCCTCCGGCTGCGGGCGTCGAGATCTCCTCTCAGCCTGAGTTCACCCGCGGATACGAATCCGGTGTGTCGAGTCCGGCTCCCGCTCCGGGCGCCCCGCCGGTGCGCGAGCTCAGCGCCCCCGCTCCGAGCGCGCCTGCGCGGCCGCATTCCACAGGGCCCGCAGCGGAGCCGAACCCGTTCGCGTCGGAACCGAAGCTGGACGCATCGGAACCGAACGCCCCGGGACCGAAACCGAGCGCGGAGCGTTCCCCCGCTTCCACCGGAATCCCGGAAGGGCTTCCCGAGGCGGAGCGCTTGAAGCACGAGCGCGCCCGCCGGCTCGCGCGGGTGCTCGCTTCGGACATCGCGATCTACAACAAAGAGAAGCGAGACCGAGGGATCAAGGACGGCAATCTCGTCGCGGTGCTTGGATACGAAATCAAGAAATCGTGGGAGGTGTACAAGGAGCGGGTCACCGCGGAGCTGGCGAACTCGACTCCGTACTTCCGCGACGCGCTGAACGAGATGCTCGCGGAAGGGAAGAAGATCTTCTAGCCCGCCGAGCGCGTTACCGTCCGCCTCCTGAGGAGCAAGCCCACACCTCCCCCCGCGATGAGCGTCGCCCCCGCCCCGGCCACGGTCCCGGCCGGCGTGACCCAGCCGCGTCCCAACGCGAGGCCCAGGAGCCCCGCGGCCCCGAGCACGGCCACGCGCGTGGAGAAATCGCGCAGCGCGAACACGCGTCCCCGCGCTTCCGGAGCGACGGCCGATTGCACCGCGGCCTCCGTCGTCACGAGGAGGAGCGCCACGAATATTCCGGCGAGGAACGCGACGGTCGCGAGCGCAGGGAAGGACACGGCCCGCGTGAAGAGCATGAGCGCGATTCCGGTTCCCGCGAGCCCGAGCGCGGCCAACGGGCCCCTGGGCCATCGCCCGCCCCGCCACGCGAGGAGGAGCGTGCCCGCGACCATGCCGAACCCGAGCGCGGAGAGAACTCCGCCGGTCCCGGAGACGAACCCGGTCATCCGCTCGCGGAGAAGCACCGTCCCGGCGACGTGGAGCGCGCCCCCCGCGATCCAGAGGGAGACGAGCGCCAGGAGCGATCCCAAGACCGTTCGATTCGACACGGTGATCAAGGCGCCTTCTCGGACCTCGCGACCGAGCGTGCGGTAGGCGACGCCCCAGGTCCCCGCTCTGGGTCTTCGTTGGTGGGCTCTCGGCTTCGTGGTGGCGAGAAAGCCGGCCGAGACGAAGTACGTGGCCGCGTCGATCCCGAATCCCCATCGCCAGCCCGCCCGCTCGACGAGGATCCCTCCCAGGAGGGCGCCGGTGATCGTGGCCGCGACTCCCGCCAGCGTGGCCAGGGAGCTCGCCTCCGTGAGCTCGTTCCCTTGCACGAGGTCCGGCACGATTGCCGAGCGCGCGGGGAGGAAGAACGAGTTCACGACATAGAGCAGAAAGACAACGAAAAACGCCGCCGGGAGGCCGCCGCGCGCAGCGGCGGGAATCAGAAGGAGCACGAGGCATCCCCGGAGGACATCGGAGATCACGAGGATGCGCCGCATCTCCCAGGAATCCACGAGGGCCCCCGCGAGGGGACCGATCAGGATCGTGGGAAGAAAGCTGACCGCCGGAACGAGGGCCAGCTCGGGGGTCGGATTGAGGGGATCGTGGGCGCGCTCGACGATCAGCGCGAGGAGGGCCAGATAATGGAGGCGGTCGCCGAAAATCGAGACGAACTGCCCGAGCCAGAGCGCGCGAAAGCTCTTGTTGCGGAAGAGGCGCGAGCCCGCGCCCTTCATCGAGCCGACGCGCCGAGCCTCAAGCCCGGGCCGGCTCGAGGGACCCGGACCGCCGGCGCGCTTCGTTGAGGCACCTCGCCCTCCGCCCGCCCAGGAGCGCTCGGTAGATCTCCTCGAGCTTCTCCACGATGGAAGGCCATCCGTACCGCTGCGAGGTCTCGATGCCGCGCGCGCCCATCTCACGTCTCAGGTCCGGGCGCCCGAGCAGCGTCTCGAGGGCACGCCGGAGCTCGCCCGGATGTCGCGGCGGCACCGTGAGGCCCTGCGCGCCCGGCGTGAGCACGGTCCGGTACCCCGGCAGGTCCGTCGCCACGATCGCGACCCCGGCGGCCATCGCCTCGAGAAGCACGATTCCGAAGCTTTCGCCTCCGCGCGCGGGGGAGCAGAAGAGATCGGCTGAGGCGTAATACCTCGGGAGATGCTCGTTGCTCACACGTCCCTCGAAATGGACGCGTCCCGCGAGCACCCCCCCGGCCATGCGCTCGATCCGCCGCCTCAAGCCGCCGTCCCCGACGATGATCAGCCGGAAGGGAACGGAATCGCGCGCGAGAGAGGCGCACGCGGCCATCAGCTCCGGCAGACCTTTCCTCGGGTCGTGGCGACCCACGAAAAGTATGTTCGGAGTGCCGTCGTCGAACCGCTCGAGCGGTTTCAGCCCCGGACGAAAGCGATCGAGATTCACCCCGTTCGGAAGAACGTCGACCGGGCCGGGAAAATGGCGCAGCACGCACGCGCGCGCCGCTTCCGAAACCGCAAGGGCCCGATCGATGCGGCGGTACGAGGGGCGCAGCGCGCGGCGGAAGAGACGCAAGGTGAGGTCCGAGATGACCGTGGAATGAAACGTGCCCACGACCGGCTGCTTCGCCGCCTGGAGGGCGAGGAGCGGCAGCGTGGGGGAGATCGGGCAGTGCACGTGGACCAGATCGAAGGCTTCGCGACGGAAGATATCCGCGAGCTTCTCGCGGAGCCCGAATCCGACCGTGACGTTGTTTTCGGCGCCGTTGAAAGGGATGGCGACATTCCATCCGATCCGCAGCACGCGGTGGCCTCCCCCCGCGTTTCCACGTTCCGTGGCGTCGCGTCGCGTCGCGGAGGTCCCGTGACGCGCGCGGTGCGAGAATCGGGCCGTGACGATCGTCACGTCATGCCCGCGATCCCGGAGCGCGTGCGCCGTGGCGTCCACATGCTCCGTCACGCCTCCGACGGCGGGGTGGTAGGCCTGGCTGACGATGGCGATCTTAAGCGGCATCGCGTTCGGGAAACAGGGGGCGGAAGATGCACCACTGGTCCAGGTGGGCGGCGATCGCGCGCTCCTGGAATTCCGCGACACGCCGGGTCAGGCGGCGGATGTCCTCCTCCACCGAAAGCGTGGGCTCAGGCGAATCCACCCCATCGAAGGAGACGATGTGGCGGTCCGGAGCCCGGCGCTCCGCGTGCGCATGGAGCAGGCGGACGCGCGCGCGCCGAGCCAGGATCGCGGGGCCTGCGGGGAAGGGGACGCGACGGCCGAAAAATTCGGTGCCGATGGAGCGGGCGAACACGTCCCCATCGGTGAGCAGCACGACGACTCCGCCCCGTCCCAGGGTTTGAAACAGCGGCCGGAAGCCGTCGTCGGGCGTGCTCACGAGGATCCGCTCGCGCTCCTTAAGCATCCGCGCGAGCCCGGTAACCCGCGCATGAAACTGGACGCCCGTCACCACGTGAACGCGGAATCCGAGCCGCGCGAGCGCAAGCCCCGCCAGCTCCCAGTTGCCCACGTGCGGCGCCGAAACGACCGCTCCCTTCCCCGGGCCGAGGGCCCGATAGAGAAGCTCCATGCCGAGGAAGCGGAAGCGGGCATCGAGGGCCCGCGAATCCATCGAGCCCTGCGCGAGGTACTCCAGAACGAACCGGTGATAACTTTCGAACATCGCGCGCGCCGTGCCGCCCAGGGAGCGCGGGCCGAAAGCGGCGAGCCGACCCGACCCCGCAATCTGGGCCAGGTTCGACTCGACGGCGCGGCGGCGCGTCGACGCGAAGGCAAACTCGATCCGCGACGTCGCGCGCGCCAGCGACGAAAGCACCGGGTCAGGGAGCCTGGGGGCGAACGCGAAGGCCGCCTCAAGGAGGAGGGTTGAAATCACGGGAGGGGCTGGCGGAACGGCAACGGGAAAGCCGACACGCGCAGACGCTACACGAGCCCCCGGGGACCGTCAAGAATGGGACATAGGGCTTTTGTTTGACTTGGTGCGGCGCGCTGCCTAGAGTGCGGGCCGCGATGGTGTCATTTTCCCCACCGAGGATCGGATTCAGCCATTCGTCTCAGTGGGTGAACGGGTCGTCCGTCGCTTCCGATTCGAAGAGCGCGTCGGCTGTTTCCACTTCGGAGAGGCAGCGGCAGCGCGAGCCGGCGGCTACGTGCGGGCAAACCGCGTAGACGCGATTATCGCGCCTGCAATAGACTTCCGTCACGCGCCTGGCGACTGTCCCCGTGGCGGGGGAAAGCGGATTCCGTTTCATGGTGTCTTCCTCCGGCCCTCGAGTCCTGAGCGAGCACGAATCCGCGCCCTCTCACGGCGTTCACGATCAGCTCTCGGCCGATTGGAAATGCAACGCGCATGCCACGGGTGGGCCGTTCTCCAATAGGGGGTGTCGATGGCGAGCCAGAAGCTGGTGCGATGCGAGATCCGCAGATCCGATGCCGCGGGAGACGCGACCGTACGCTATGTTCCGCTGGAGATATTCGGGCTTTGGGAATTTCTGATGCGAACCAAGCACCGTTTCGAGGTAAGGCAAAGCGTAGCGTCGCTCTGGATCGACGTGAACGAATCCCCGGAAGCGGCGTACGGGGAGAACCAATACGAGCGCGTGACGGAGGTGGAGCTGCTCCGCTACTCGGATCGGGACGGCATGTTCAGCAGGGTGAGCCGATATTTTCCGACCGCCGAATATCCGAAGCTCAAGGAGCTCCTGCTCCACCACTACGAGAGCGTCTCGGATCCCTCGGCGCCGCAGCTCCAGATCAAGGAGCGCCAAGGAATCTGGATCCGCCGCGATCCCCGCTCCTGAGCAGGGGGTGTCGCCGCGCCGGCGGCCCGCTATCTGCCGGCGGCAGTGCGGAGTAGACGATCTCATCCCACCCCAGCCCCCCGCCTGGAACATCCCCCTCCGGCGCGGGCCCATCCCCGACCCCAAACAGCATTTGTCCTAAAGATTAGGCCCCGATCCACCGTTCTCTGTCCCGAGGCGCGGTGGCACATATCGTGCTCTCACCAACGGAGCCGGCGACGGGCCGTGGCTGCGCTTTCCGTCGTGCGGACAGGAAAACCAAAGAGAATCGAGGGGCGACGCCATGGTGGTGGTCAGCTATTCGGGACGCGAGATCAACGCGAAGATCGTGTACTACGGGCCCGGTCTGAGCGGAAAGACCACGAACCTCGAGAAGATCTACGACAGCGTCCCGGAGACGAATCGGGGCCGGATGGTCTCGATGAAGACCCAGACCGACCGCACGCTCTTCTTCGATCTCCTGCCGCTGGACTTGGGGGATCTCCAGGGGATGAAGACCCGTCTCCTCCTTTATACGGTCCCCGGTCAGGTGTACTACAACGCGACCAGAAAGCTGGTGCTCAAGGGGGTCGATGCGGTCGTATTCGTCGCGGATTCCGCCGCCGACAAGATGGCGGAGAATCGCGAGAGCTTTTCCAACCTCGAAATGAACCTCAAAGCGTATGGAATCGATATCCGGACGATTCCCCTCGTCATCCAGTTCAACAAGCGCGACCTCCCGACCGCCCTGCCGGTCGAGGACCTGAACCGCGAGCTCAACCGACTCAATCTCCCCTGGTTCGAAGCGCAGGCGGCGAACGGCGTCGGCGTGTTCGAAACCCTGCGCGGGGTGTCGAAGCTTCTGCTCGCCAAGATATCGAAGGATGTCTTGGAGAAGGACAAGGGCGCGGTGGCCGGTCTTGCCCGGGCCAAGTCGTCCGCGGCCGCGGCGAGCCAAGCCGGCGCGGAAACAGCTTCACCCAAGAAGTCGGAGCGCGCGGCTTCGGGGGGAAAGCTGCTCAAGTACCTGAAACGCGGGAAGGGCGTGCGAGGCGAGGAGCAGGAAGCCGAGACGCAAGGGCCCGATCGTCCGGGCATGGAGGAGGGGATCGGGGCCGGCGTCCGGGTCTCCCAGGGCGTGCCGATGGAGCCGTCGCCCCTCTTGGAGGACGAGTCCCTGATGGACGATTCCCACGCGCCCGACGTTGCGCGCCCGCTCAACGCCGAGGAGGAGCTGGTGCTCTCCGAGACCGACCTCGTGGAACAACCGGCGGTGCGGGAAACAAGGCCTGTGCGTTCCGCCCCGGGGCCCGGCGCCGCGAAGGCCGATGACGGTGTCGCCGGCGATTTCGAACGGGAGCCGAGCGGGATCTCGTCGTCCGCCCGTTCCCACTCGGCCGAGGCTGCCTCGGGAGATGCGCGGCGGATCGTGGTCCCGATCGATCTGGGCGCGCTGCCGCACTCGGGACGCATCACGCTCTCGGTCGAGATCTCGATCCGGATCGACTCGGACGAGCCGCGCAAGAGCGCGGCCGGCGGACGGAAGTCTGGCGGGTTCGACGAATCCTTCACACGGGACCTGGAACCCATCCCCTAAGCCTTTTGTCATTGACACCCTCTTCGGGCGCTTCCTAGGCTGCGCCCGTGGATCGGGTCTTTTCCGGCCGCATCGGCCGCGCGTTCGAGACGGCGCAGCGGGAACGTCGCGGCGCGTTCATTCCCTTCCTCACTTCTGGGTTCCCGGACCTCGTGGAGTCGGACCGCCTCGTCCAGGTGGCGTGCGAGGAAGGCGCCGACGTGCTCGAGCTGGGGGTTCCTTTCTCCGATCCGATCGCCGACGGGCCGACGATCCAGCGTACGACCGAATCGGCGCTCCGCGCGGGCGCCACGCTCGCCCACGTTCTCGGACAGGCGAGGAGGCTGCGGGCGCGGAATCAGACCCCGCTCGTGCTCATGT encodes the following:
- a CDS encoding lysophospholipid acyltransferase family protein, with the protein product MISTLLLEAAFAFAPRLPDPVLSSLARATSRIEFAFASTRRRAVESNLAQIAGSGRLAAFGPRSLGGTARAMFESYHRFVLEYLAQGSMDSRALDARFRFLGMELLYRALGPGKGAVVSAPHVGNWELAGLALARLGFRVHVVTGVQFHARVTGLARMLKERERILVSTPDDGFRPLFQTLGRGGVVVLLTDGDVFARSIGTEFFGRRVPFPAGPAILARRARVRLLHAHAERRAPDRHIVSFDGVDSPEPTLSVEEDIRRLTRRVAEFQERAIAAHLDQWCIFRPLFPERDAA
- a CDS encoding MFS transporter, with amino-acid sequence MKGAGSRLFRNKSFRALWLGQFVSIFGDRLHYLALLALIVERAHDPLNPTPELALVPAVSFLPTILIGPLAGALVDSWEMRRILVISDVLRGCLVLLLIPAAARGGLPAAFFVVFLLYVVNSFFLPARSAIVPDLVQGNELTEASSLATLAGVAATITGALLGGILVERAGWRWGFGIDAATYFVSAGFLATTKPRAHQRRPRAGTWGVAYRTLGREVREGALITVSNRTVLGSLLALVSLWIAGGALHVAGTVLLRERMTGFVSGTGGVLSALGFGMVAGTLLLAWRGGRWPRGPLAALGLAGTGIALMLFTRAVSFPALATVAFLAGIFVALLLVTTEAAVQSAVAPEARGRVFALRDFSTRVAVLGAAGLLGLALGRGWVTPAGTVAGAGATLIAGGGVGLLLRRRTVTRSAG
- the recG gene encoding ATP-dependent DNA helicase RecG, which codes for MPPSIVPMASLRDPVRYLTGVGPEMARRLAKLEIRTIRDLLFHVPRGYLDRRTVTPIAFLRPNQEASILGTLASIRLERRMRGRRDVTGAVQDGTGALRVVWFNQPFVERLLRAGERYFFSGPVQPFRGLEMHNPEFEPDEEGAEHRNLARVAPVYGLTQGITQRWLRARVADALRSLPPTPDQVPLEWRREQSLPELAEAFAQVHFPERPEDAEPARRRLALEELLALQVSLQYARMRHRGRRAARSLDRGAPLAERFLASLPFTLTRSQAEALAAIERDLDREVPMRRLLLGDVGSGKTVLALAAAVRAAGAGMQTAILAPTTLLAEQHAETATRLLGPSGTRFALLTAATPMKERDRILEQVSSGDVSLVIGTHALLERDLGFGSLGLVVVDEQHRFGVRQRVSLAAKSRGIQDAHLLVLTATPIPRSLAMTLYGDLDLSLLVERPPGRSPVRTSFLRADGIETLARILGEEAKQGGSAFVVYPVVEESETLDLKSAAAMAQKLARVGSLAEAGVVLVHGRLKPAERRLAIERFRSGEARILVATTVVEVGLDIPDATLIVIEHPERFGLAQLHQLRGRVGRADRPGRCVLLVGRGIGDVARKRLETFRRVGNGQELAEEDLKLRGPGELLGTSQHGFPEFRAVNPTLDLDLIEAARGLAKDLLSREGGPGGDARLKTWIEAHFAGADRFLESG
- a CDS encoding glycosyltransferase family 4 protein — translated: MPLKIAIVSQAYHPAVGGVTEHVDATAHALRDRGHDVTIVTARFSHRARHGTSATRRDATERGNAGGGHRVLRIGWNVAIPFNGAENNVTVGFGLREKLADIFRREAFDLVHVHCPISPTLPLLALQAAKQPVVGTFHSTVISDLTLRLFRRALRPSYRRIDRALAVSEAARACVLRHFPGPVDVLPNGVNLDRFRPGLKPLERFDDGTPNILFVGRHDPRKGLPELMAACASLARDSVPFRLIIVGDGGLRRRIERMAGGVLAGRVHFEGRVSNEHLPRYYASADLFCSPARGGESFGIVLLEAMAAGVAIVATDLPGYRTVLTPGAQGLTVPPRHPGELRRALETLLGRPDLRREMGARGIETSQRYGWPSIVEKLEEIYRALLGGRRARCLNEARRRSGSLEPARA